CCCTCGCCACCGCCGCCGCGGCCCTCGCCCCCGTACTGGCCCAGCAGGCCACCGCCGCGGAGGGCACCTACCTCCAGGACCCGGCGGGCGGTGAGAAGGCCATGAAGTCGATGTGGACCAAGGACGAGATGCACAAGGTGGAAGGGCAGTTCCGCTTCCACCCGGGCGTCCAGTACAAGACGGTCAGCCGCCCCGGCCCGGCTGCCGCACCGGACTACGAGCGCAGGTCCGGCGATCCCTCGACGCTGGCGTGGGAGCCGTCGTACGAGTTCGCCTGGGCGGTGTCGGACTCGACGGTGGTGAAGAAGGCGGTGACGGTCAAGGAGGGCGAGCACCCGATCGTCGTGCACGCCGTACTGCGCCGCGCGGACCGCTCCACGGTGGCGGAGGTGCACAAGGAGCTGAAGGGGAAGCCGGCGACGGGACGCGAGAAGGTCGCGGGCGGCAGGCGGATCGCCTGCGACACCGGTGAGTACACGGTGGAATGGTCGGTGACGCGCTCCGGCTACGGGACGCTCACGGGCTCCCTGAACTGGAACTCCAGCTGCGAGCAGTACCGGACGGCCTTCTCGCGGGACCACGGGAAGCAGTCCTGACGCTGGAACAGAAGATGCTGCCTCGGAAACGGTCCATCGGAAACGCTCCGTCGGGAACGGTCCGTCGGGGACCGGCCGCCCCGCGCACCTCGTGAGTGCTCGGCGGGCGACAGGGCCGTGGCCTTGGATCAAGTGCCGTGGTCCCATGGTGCCGCACGGGATGGTCTGCGGCGCGGGTCGAAGGTCCCGTGTCGTGCGGGACTTGAGTGATCTCGACGCTCCCGGCGCTCTCTGGGCGCCCTCCGCTCCCAGCGCGCTCAGTTGGCCTTGGAGGCCTGGGCGGCCTGCGCGGCGATGGCCTCCAGTACCGCCTTGGGGTCGCCCGTCGGTTCCACCGCGCGTCCGATGTTGCGCTTGATGGTGTCGCTGACCGTCACCCAGGACGGGTCGTTGACCGGGTAGAGCTGGGCGCCGCGCAGCGCGTTCAGGAACTGCTGGTCGTTCTTGTCGAGTCCGCCGTCAGCCGGGCTGCGCGAGGCGGTCACGGTGGAAGGCAGCAGGTGGTAGCGGTCGGCGAAGGCCGACAGGTTCCTGTCCTGGTAGACGAAGTCCAGGAACTTCCCGATCTCGGCGCGCTTGCCGTTCTGCTTGAAGGCCATCATCCAGTCGGCCACGCCGACGGCCGGCGGGGTCTCCCCGGTGCCGAGGTCGTCCGAGACCGGCATGGCGGTGGTGGCGACGCTGATGCCCTTGGCACGCGCCTCGTGGGCGAGCGAGGGGTAGCCGTTGAGCATGCCGACCTCGCCGCGCGTGAACGCGGCGAAGGCGTCGGCCCGGTTCAGCTGTGACGGGGCCGTCGGGCCGGTGTACCCGGTCGCGACCATGTTCTCCTTGACCCACTGCCAGGTCTTGATGTTCTGGTCGGAGGCCAGGCTGTAGTTGCCGCTGCTGTCGGCGTAGCCGCCGCCGTTGCTCAGCTCCCAGATCATCGCCTCGGCGTGAGCCTCCTCGGGCCCCAGCGGCAGGGCGTAGGGGTACTTCACGCCCTTGTCCTTCAGCGCCCTGGCGGCGGCCTTGAGATCGGACCAGGTCTTGGGGGCCTCCTTGACACCGGCCTTGGCGAACAGCGCCTCGTTGTAGAAGAGGAGGCGGCTGCTGGCCACGAAGGGCAGGCCGTAGAGGGTGCTGCCCACCGAGCCGGCGTCGGCGAGCGGCTGCAGGAAATTCGCCTCGGCGGTGACCGAGAGGAGTTCGTCCGCGGGATAGAGCTCGCCCCGGGCGGCGAAGTCCGAGTAGGAGCCCATGAGCGCGATGTCCGGCGCCTTTCCGGACTTGACCCTACGGGAGACCTCGCGGTCGATGTCGGCCCACGGCAGGAGCTCGACCTCCACCTTGATTCCCGGGTTCTCCTTGGTGAAATCAGTCGTCACCTTCTCCCAGTAGGGCTTGGAACTGGTGGTCGGACTGTCGCCGTATTCGGCGGCGATCAGTCGCAGTGTTCCGCCGTCACCTGCACCGTCTCCGGAACCGCCACATCCGGACAGCGTTGTCAGCAGGCCGAGCACGGCCGCGGTGGCGGTCGGGCCGAAAATTCTCCGTCGCACGCGTATATTCCCCTGAATTTCTTTTGTCTCGCGTTGTTACTTATGGGTTGCTCCGAGCCGGCTAATCCCTCGATGGCCCGTTGGCCGGAATTCTCTCCTGTGAGAGGGGTGGTTGATTGCATGGGGTCCTCACTTGTGTTCGATGCTCCAAGCGGCGCATTTGTGAATGGTGCTTTCCGATATACCGCCGACAATTCTGACGCGCGTAGACATGCTGAAAAGCCCGTCTCCGGTCGGGAAACGGGCTTCGGGATGGTGCGCTCGGGAAGGGCCGGTCAGTCGGCGAATTCGCCCGCGTACGGGTCGGGCTCGCCCGTCTCCGGGTTGCGGCCCTCCTGCCAGCGGCGCTGCGCCTTGCGCCAGTGCACGAAGCTCAGGCGGCCGCCGTCCCAGAAGGTGATGCTGACCGGGCTCACGTCGAACTCGTCGGAGCACAGCCGGTGGAGGAACTCGGCCATGCCGTACGGGTACACGGCGAAGGAGTCGGCGGTGTGCCGGCCGCACACCAGGACCGGCCAGCGGTCCGGGTCGGGGTCGCGGGCCAGCCAGCACAGGATGTCCGAGCCGCCGGTGACACCCCAGGCGATGATCGACTCCGGGTCGGCGTCGAAGGCCGAACGGCCGCCCCCGGCCTCCCACATCTGCCGGGCGTTGTCCGTCTCCTCCGCCATCGCGGCCGGGTCCCACTGCGGTCCGGCCTTGGGCAGCGGAAGCAGGATGTCGGCCTCGCCGTTGATGGAGCCGGCGCCGAACCGGCCCATGAACGCGATGAAGTCAGCGGGGAACCGGGTCCCCCAGGCCGCCTCGACCGCGGGCCAGTCGATGTCCTCGTCGGCGCCGTGCGTCGCCGGCATGATCTGCTCCAGCGCCTTGATCCGCGCGTTCTCCGTCATGCCGCTCCCCTGTTGCCCCAGCTCAACCGCCCCAACCTACTGCCGGCGGGGGCAAACCTCTAAGGGGTGTCCACTTCCAGTGCGGTTCCGGCCGTCAGCCCCCAGCCGGCCATGGCGCCCGCCGCCGCCTCCAGGACGTGCCGGGCGCGCGGCCGGGGCAGCCCGAGCCGGCCGGGAGCCATGGTGACCACGCGGAGCACGCGCAGGTTCCGGTCCAGATACGCCACGTCGATCGCGAACCGCATCCGGAAGGTGTGCACGCTCGCCGCCGGGGTCAGGAGCATCGCCCCCTCGATCCCCTCCCGGCCGAGCAGTCCGCGCGTCCTCGCCCGGTAGGAGGCGGCCACCTCCAGCGGGATCCGCGTCGGGTCCGTTCCGACCCGCAACACGGCGGGACCGTCATGCCAGTGCGCCATGGCGGCCACCTTAAGGGCTGTCCCGTGATCCCCGGCGGGCGCGCGGCGCGCGGGACAGCCCGCAGGGGGTGCGGACCTTTGGGAACGGTGTCTACCGTCGGCCCATGGATGTGGGCGTGATCGTCGTCGCCGCCGGATACGGCGCGGCCGCCGGACTGCTGCTGCCGCGCGCGGCCTACAGGCTGTCCGTGGAGCCGGGGGACCCCTGGAGGGAGCAGTGCCCGCAGGGGCACCCGCTGCGCGGCTGGCTCGGCCCGGCCCGCTGCCGCCCGCCCCGGGCCGAGCCCGCCGTCCCGGGAGCGGAGTCGGCGCCGCAGCACGCGCCCGGGCCTCAGTCCGGGCCGGCGCACGCGTACGGGCCGCGCGCCGTGCTCCCGGCCGTCCTCACCGCAGGGGTGTGCGCCCTGATCGCGGGTGCCGTCGGGGCGCGGCCCGAGACGGCGGCGTACGCGGCACTGGCCCCGCTCCTGATCCTGCTCGCCCTGGTGGACCGGGCCGTGCACCGGCTGCCCGACGTACTGACCCTGCCGCTCGCCGCCGGGGCGGCGGCGCTGCTCGGGCTCGCCGCGCTGCTGCCCGGCTCCGCCGGGTCCTGGCGGCTCGCCCTGCTCGGCGGGGCGGCGCTGGGAGCGGCGTACCTGGTGCTCCATCTGATCAACCCGGGCGGCATGGGCTTCGGCGACGTCAAGCTCGCGCTCTCGCTGGGCGTCGCTCTTGGGTGGTACGGGTGGGGGGTATGGGCGGCGGGGGCCTTCCTCGGGCTCCTCTACGGCTCGCTGTACGGCCTGACGCTGCTCGTGCGCCGCTCCGCGACCCGCCACCAGGGCTTCGCCTTCGGGCCCTTCATGGCGGCCGGGGCACTCACCGGAGTGCTGCTGGGTGGTTTCGGAGCGTAATCACGGCGTGCCGATGCACGCAGCATGCTTTACGAAGGGTTATGGTGGAACCCCCCCCTCGGGCCGGTCCGTATCCCCCCCACGGACCGGCCCGTTTTCCGTACAGCCGCCCCCCGTACGGGCGTTGGGCCAAAAGCGCAGGTCAGCCGCGCTGGGCCCAGATGTTCGTACCGGGCGTGGACACCGCGAAGGAGTCGATCTCCTTCAGCTCCGCCTCGGACAGCGGCGCGCCCGACAGGGCGGCCACGTTCTGCTCCAACTGCCGGACGCTCGAAGCGCCGATCAGGGCCGAGGTCATCCGCTCGTCGCGCAGCACCCACGTGAGCGCGAGCTGGGCCAGGGACTGGCCGCGGCGCGAGGCGATCTCGTTCAGCCCGGCCAGCCGGCGCAGCACGTCGTCCGAGAGCAGGTCGGGGTTGAGCGACTTGCCCTGGGCGGCCCGCGAGTCCGCGGGGATCCCCTTGAGGTACTTGTCGGTCAGCAGGCCCTGCGCGAGCGGCGCGAAGGAGATGCACCCCATGCCGGCGTCCTCCAGGGCGTCCAGCAGGCCGTCCTCCTCCGTCCAGCGGTTGATCATGGAGTAGGAGGGCTGGTGGATGAGCGGGCGCACACCCATCTCGCGCAGGGTCCGCACGGCCTCGGTCGTCTGCTCGGCCGTGTAGGAGGAGACGCCGACGTAGAGCGCCTTGCCCTGCCGGACCGCGGACGCGAGGGCGCCCATGGTCTCCTCCAGCGGGGTCTGCGGGTCGAAGCGGTGCGAGTAGAAGATGTCGACGTAGTCCACGCCCATTCGCTTCAGCGAGGCGTCGAGGGAGCTGAGCAGGTACTTGCGGCTGCCCCACTCGCCGTAGGGCCCGGGGTGCATCAGATAGCCGGCCTTGGTCGACAGGATCAGCTCGTCGCGGTAGGACGCGAAATCCTGCGAAAAGATCTTGCCGAAGTTCAGCTCGGCCGAGCCGGGCGGCGGCCCGTAGTTGTTCGCGAGGTCGAAATGGGTGACACCGAGGTCGAAGGCCCGGCGCAGGATCGCCCTCTGGGACTCCAGCGACCGGTCGTCGCCGAAGTTGTGCCAGAGGCCGAGGGAGATGGCGGGGAGCTTGAGGCCGCTGTGGCCGGTGCGCCGGTACTCCATGGAGTCGTAGCGCGAGGGCTCTGCCCGATAGGGATTGGTATCAGTCACGTTGTCCTCCCTATCACGGAGTTGTGACAGACCGAGTTGGGTACCCGATCCCGACGCGCAGTAATGTGGCGGACTCGGGGGAGGGACCGCATTTCGCACGGGGGCAAGGCACGGAGGGGCTGGAAGATCGTGAAGCTGCGCGACCTGGTGTACAGGCTTTACGCACGCCGGGTGGAAGGCCGCCTCGACCATGACGCGTCGCCCAAGCACATCGGCGTCATCCTGGACGGCAACCGCCGCTGGGCGAAGGCGTCCGGAGGTACGACGGAGCAGGGC
This DNA window, taken from Streptomyces sp. TN58, encodes the following:
- a CDS encoding extracellular solute-binding protein, with product MRRRIFGPTATAAVLGLLTTLSGCGGSGDGAGDGGTLRLIAAEYGDSPTTSSKPYWEKVTTDFTKENPGIKVEVELLPWADIDREVSRRVKSGKAPDIALMGSYSDFAARGELYPADELLSVTAEANFLQPLADAGSVGSTLYGLPFVASSRLLFYNEALFAKAGVKEAPKTWSDLKAAARALKDKGVKYPYALPLGPEEAHAEAMIWELSNGGGYADSSGNYSLASDQNIKTWQWVKENMVATGYTGPTAPSQLNRADAFAAFTRGEVGMLNGYPSLAHEARAKGISVATTAMPVSDDLGTGETPPAVGVADWMMAFKQNGKRAEIGKFLDFVYQDRNLSAFADRYHLLPSTVTASRSPADGGLDKNDQQFLNALRGAQLYPVNDPSWVTVSDTIKRNIGRAVEPTGDPKAVLEAIAAQAAQASKAN
- a CDS encoding SMI1/KNR4 family protein, with amino-acid sequence MTENARIKALEQIMPATHGADEDIDWPAVEAAWGTRFPADFIAFMGRFGAGSINGEADILLPLPKAGPQWDPAAMAEETDNARQMWEAGGGRSAFDADPESIIAWGVTGGSDILCWLARDPDPDRWPVLVCGRHTADSFAVYPYGMAEFLHRLCSDEFDVSPVSITFWDGGRLSFVHWRKAQRRWQEGRNPETGEPDPYAGEFAD
- a CDS encoding DUF192 domain-containing protein, encoding MAHWHDGPAVLRVGTDPTRIPLEVAASYRARTRGLLGREGIEGAMLLTPAASVHTFRMRFAIDVAYLDRNLRVLRVVTMAPGRLGLPRPRARHVLEAAAGAMAGWGLTAGTALEVDTP
- a CDS encoding prepilin peptidase — its product is MDVGVIVVAAGYGAAAGLLLPRAAYRLSVEPGDPWREQCPQGHPLRGWLGPARCRPPRAEPAVPGAESAPQHAPGPQSGPAHAYGPRAVLPAVLTAGVCALIAGAVGARPETAAYAALAPLLILLALVDRAVHRLPDVLTLPLAAGAAALLGLAALLPGSAGSWRLALLGGAALGAAYLVLHLINPGGMGFGDVKLALSLGVALGWYGWGVWAAGAFLGLLYGSLYGLTLLVRRSATRHQGFAFGPFMAAGALTGVLLGGFGA
- the mgrA gene encoding L-glyceraldehyde 3-phosphate reductase, coding for MTDTNPYRAEPSRYDSMEYRRTGHSGLKLPAISLGLWHNFGDDRSLESQRAILRRAFDLGVTHFDLANNYGPPPGSAELNFGKIFSQDFASYRDELILSTKAGYLMHPGPYGEWGSRKYLLSSLDASLKRMGVDYVDIFYSHRFDPQTPLEETMGALASAVRQGKALYVGVSSYTAEQTTEAVRTLREMGVRPLIHQPSYSMINRWTEEDGLLDALEDAGMGCISFAPLAQGLLTDKYLKGIPADSRAAQGKSLNPDLLSDDVLRRLAGLNEIASRRGQSLAQLALTWVLRDERMTSALIGASSVRQLEQNVAALSGAPLSEAELKEIDSFAVSTPGTNIWAQRG